In Dysgonomonadaceae bacterium zrk40, one genomic interval encodes:
- a CDS encoding anthranilate synthase component I family protein, producing the protein MQYKYTTNRKTLMGDLHTPVSVYLKVRDSFPQSALLESSDFHAGQNSISYLGLKPIARIEVNRAVCTSLFPDGTEEQENLSDTFTISDALNRFISRFEVDGDELNQCGLFGYTTFNCVKYTEQIAIRESREERNDAPDMLYILFKYLLVFNHFTDEIHLLELQGEQEVSNMVKVESLINQRNFATYNFFPEGEERSTITDEEYKEYVRRGVQHCLRGDVFQIVLSRRFIQPFTGDDFKVYRALRSINPSPYLFYFDFGGFRIFGSSPETHCKISGRQISIDPIAGTTKRSGDNQEDMKAVEFLLNDPKENAEHVMLVDLARNDLSRNAHDVEVAFFKEPQFYSHVIHLVSRVTGTLNVTADPLKAFIDTFPAGTLSGAPKVRAMQLISEIESHNRGAYGGCIGFIGLNGDINQAITIRTFVSRNNELWYQAGAGVVSQSSDEYELREVNSKLGALKRAIDKASTLYNS; encoded by the coding sequence ATGCAATACAAATATACTACTAACCGAAAAACGCTGATGGGTGATCTTCATACTCCGGTGAGCGTCTATCTCAAGGTGAGGGACAGCTTTCCCCAGTCGGCCCTGTTGGAGAGTTCTGACTTTCATGCCGGACAGAATAGCATCTCCTATCTTGGCCTGAAACCGATTGCCCGCATCGAGGTGAACCGTGCCGTTTGCACTTCACTATTCCCCGATGGCACGGAGGAGCAAGAGAACCTCTCGGATACCTTTACCATCTCCGATGCGCTCAACCGCTTCATCTCTCGCTTCGAGGTGGATGGCGATGAGCTGAACCAGTGTGGCCTCTTCGGGTACACCACCTTCAACTGTGTGAAGTACACCGAGCAGATCGCCATCCGTGAAAGCAGGGAGGAGCGCAACGATGCCCCCGACATGCTCTACATTCTCTTCAAGTACCTCCTGGTGTTCAACCACTTCACCGATGAGATCCATCTGCTGGAATTGCAGGGCGAGCAGGAGGTGAGCAACATGGTGAAGGTGGAATCACTCATCAACCAGCGCAACTTTGCAACCTACAACTTCTTCCCCGAGGGAGAGGAGAGAAGCACCATCACCGATGAAGAGTACAAGGAGTATGTACGCCGTGGGGTGCAGCACTGCCTGCGGGGTGATGTCTTCCAGATCGTGCTTTCCCGCCGCTTCATACAGCCCTTCACGGGAGATGACTTCAAAGTCTACCGTGCACTGCGCTCCATCAACCCGTCGCCCTACCTCTTCTATTTCGACTTCGGAGGATTCCGTATCTTCGGTTCCTCGCCCGAGACCCACTGTAAAATCAGCGGCCGGCAGATCAGCATCGACCCTATCGCGGGAACAACGAAACGGTCCGGTGACAACCAGGAGGATATGAAAGCGGTGGAGTTCCTGCTGAACGACCCGAAGGAGAACGCGGAACATGTGATGCTTGTCGACCTGGCACGAAACGACTTGAGCCGTAATGCGCACGATGTGGAGGTGGCCTTTTTCAAGGAGCCACAGTTCTATTCGCACGTAATCCATTTGGTGTCACGTGTCACCGGCACCCTCAACGTCACGGCCGATCCTCTCAAAGCTTTCATCGACACCTTCCCGGCCGGGACCCTCTCGGGTGCCCCAAAGGTGAGGGCCATGCAGCTGATCTCCGAGATAGAGTCGCACAACCGCGGTGCCTACGGTGGCTGCATCGGTTTCATCGGACTCAATGGTGATATCAACCAGGCGATCACTATCCGCACCTTCGTGAGTCGCAACAACGAGCTATGGTACCAGGCCGGTGCCGGTGTCGTCTCCCAGAGCAGTGATGAGTATGAACTGCGTGAGGTGAACAGTAAGCTGGGAGCCCTGAAGCGTGCCATTGACAAGGCATCCACCCTTTACAACAGTTAA
- the trpB gene encoding tryptophan synthase subunit beta, protein MQQFNVNENGYYGQFGGAYIPEILHRCVTDLREAYLRIMESERFRKDFDQLLRDYVGRPSPLYYSHQLSERFGAKIYLKREDLNHTGAHKINNTIGQILIAREMGKTRIIAETGAGQHGVATATVCALMQMPCTVYMGKTDVERQQMNVKKMEMMGATVVPVTSGNMTLKDATNEAIRDWCSNPSDTHYIIGSTVGPHPYPDLVARLQSVISKEIKLQLLEKEGRDYPDRLVACVGGGSNAAGTIYEYLDNEKVQILLAEAGGKGVDSGESAATIHLGSVGVLHGCRTLLMQTEDGQITEPYSVSAGLDYPGIGPIHAHLVETGRAQVVAITDDEALRAAYELTHREGIIPALESAHALAALEKVTFAPGELVVLTLSGRGDKDLETYFKYEDKYDF, encoded by the coding sequence ATGCAGCAATTCAACGTCAATGAGAATGGATACTATGGTCAGTTTGGGGGTGCCTATATCCCCGAGATCCTGCACCGGTGCGTAACTGATCTGCGCGAAGCCTACCTTAGAATCATGGAGAGTGAGCGCTTCCGAAAGGATTTCGATCAGTTGTTGCGCGACTATGTGGGACGCCCTTCACCGCTCTACTACTCCCACCAGCTGTCAGAACGTTTCGGGGCGAAGATCTACCTGAAGCGGGAGGATCTCAATCATACCGGTGCGCACAAGATTAACAACACCATTGGGCAGATCCTGATCGCTCGCGAGATGGGCAAGACGCGGATCATCGCAGAGACTGGTGCCGGTCAGCACGGCGTGGCCACCGCTACCGTTTGTGCCCTGATGCAGATGCCCTGTACCGTCTACATGGGGAAGACCGATGTGGAACGGCAACAAATGAACGTGAAAAAGATGGAAATGATGGGAGCCACGGTGGTGCCGGTCACCTCGGGCAACATGACACTGAAAGATGCTACCAACGAGGCGATTCGCGACTGGTGCAGCAATCCATCCGACACCCACTACATCATCGGCTCCACCGTCGGCCCTCATCCCTATCCTGATCTGGTGGCCCGTCTGCAGTCTGTGATCAGCAAGGAAATCAAATTGCAGTTGCTGGAGAAGGAGGGGCGTGATTATCCCGACCGGCTGGTGGCTTGCGTGGGTGGAGGCAGCAACGCCGCCGGAACCATTTATGAGTACCTCGACAACGAGAAGGTGCAGATCTTGCTGGCCGAAGCGGGCGGCAAAGGGGTGGATAGCGGTGAGTCGGCCGCCACCATCCATCTCGGGAGTGTGGGTGTACTGCACGGCTGCCGCACACTGCTGATGCAGACGGAAGACGGACAGATTACCGAGCCCTATTCTGTCTCTGCGGGGCTGGATTATCCAGGCATCGGACCCATCCATGCCCACTTGGTTGAGACAGGACGGGCTCAGGTGGTGGCCATTACAGACGATGAGGCGCTTCGTGCTGCCTATGAACTTACCCACCGTGAGGGAATCATCCCCGCGTTGGAGTCAGCTCACGCGCTGGCTGCATTGGAGAAGGTGACTTTCGCTCCCGGTGAGTTGGTGGTACTCACCCTCTCCGGTCGCGGTGACAAGGATCTGGAGACCTACTTCAAGTATGAAGACAAGTATGATTTTTAA
- a CDS encoding heavy-metal-associated domain-containing protein has translation MKTIQFKTNINCSNCLAKVTPFLDRKEGIQSWRVDIDNPNKILTVETELLDAGDIVKTIKRTGFEAEEI, from the coding sequence ATGAAAACGATACAGTTTAAAACAAATATCAATTGCAGCAATTGCCTGGCTAAGGTGACTCCTTTTCTCGACAGGAAAGAGGGTATTCAGTCGTGGAGAGTTGATATAGACAACCCCAATAAAATATTGACAGTGGAGACAGAGCTGCTGGATGCGGGAGATATCGTCAAAACCATCAAACGTACCGGTTTTGAAGCGGAAGAAATATGA
- a CDS encoding ADP-ribosylglycohydrolase family protein yields MLGAILGDIVGSTYEFANTKDYNFDLFPAGSIYTDDTVLTVAVADAILNKCDYGETIRKWALRYPHPKGAYGSSFTRWMHADEIKPYGSYGNGSAMRVSPVGWLFDTEQVVLDEARKSAACTHNHPEGIKGAQATAIALYFARKGKEKLFIRQYIAAEFGYDLHKTVDEIRKTYLYNESCQGTVPEALICFLESDSFEDAIRKAISIGGDSDTIGAITGAIAEAFYDIPVELANKARSYLPNDMLDTLKLFGEKAHPMAIDLNDDTKQLRERFRKLKKIFSELFMQKQNMLLHEQPLLTALYLQKIGSIQYKSYCLEVELAQLKQRLSLLQIFVNRNEKPDLNAVDKEIEIRFSEYQQKIEFDAKQLAAARDFLKGSFLSPEESKRIKEVYYIIVKRLHPDINPDSDERMNELFVKAQTAYELSDLPTLQQILVLLDNKESDLEVLLPDLQINVNRLAENISTLEHQIEQLYQSFPFIYEEKLRDEEWVKNECEEMSIKIDTIKQEIEKYKKYITLLEEWKPVS; encoded by the coding sequence ATGCTTGGAGCGATTCTTGGCGATATCGTGGGAAGCACCTACGAGTTTGCCAACACCAAAGATTACAATTTTGACCTTTTTCCTGCCGGAAGTATTTATACAGATGACACCGTGCTGACTGTTGCCGTGGCAGATGCTATTTTGAATAAATGCGATTACGGAGAAACGATTCGCAAATGGGCGCTTCGTTACCCACATCCCAAAGGCGCTTACGGCAGTTCTTTCACACGTTGGATGCACGCAGATGAGATCAAGCCCTATGGCAGCTACGGCAATGGCTCGGCCATGCGTGTTAGCCCCGTAGGGTGGTTATTTGATACGGAGCAGGTTGTGCTCGACGAGGCACGCAAGAGTGCTGCATGCACCCACAATCATCCCGAAGGTATCAAGGGAGCTCAGGCCACGGCTATCGCTCTCTATTTTGCCCGGAAAGGGAAAGAGAAACTGTTTATCAGGCAGTACATCGCTGCTGAATTCGGATACGATTTGCATAAAACGGTGGATGAGATCCGTAAGACATACCTCTATAATGAATCATGTCAGGGCACTGTGCCTGAAGCATTGATCTGCTTTTTAGAGAGTGATTCGTTTGAAGATGCCATACGAAAGGCGATCTCCATAGGAGGTGACAGCGATACCATCGGAGCAATCACAGGTGCCATTGCAGAAGCGTTCTATGATATCCCTGTTGAGTTGGCGAATAAAGCCAGGAGTTATTTGCCCAATGATATGCTGGATACCCTGAAACTATTTGGTGAGAAGGCGCATCCAATGGCGATAGATCTGAATGACGACACCAAGCAGTTACGTGAACGCTTTCGGAAACTGAAAAAGATATTTTCGGAGCTTTTCATGCAAAAGCAAAACATGTTGTTGCACGAACAACCGCTTTTAACAGCACTTTATCTGCAAAAAATCGGATCCATACAGTATAAATCCTATTGCCTGGAGGTGGAACTGGCACAACTGAAACAGCGGCTATCGCTGTTGCAGATTTTTGTTAACCGGAATGAAAAACCAGATTTGAATGCGGTTGACAAAGAAATTGAAATTCGATTTTCTGAGTATCAACAAAAAATTGAATTCGACGCCAAACAACTGGCAGCTGCACGTGATTTTTTGAAGGGATCGTTTCTTTCACCCGAAGAATCGAAGAGAATTAAAGAGGTCTACTATATCATTGTCAAACGTTTACACCCTGACATCAATCCCGATTCGGACGAAAGAATGAATGAGCTTTTTGTAAAAGCACAAACAGCTTACGAGTTGAGTGATCTGCCCACACTGCAACAAATTCTTGTTCTGCTCGATAATAAAGAATCAGATCTTGAGGTTTTATTACCTGATCTGCAAATCAATGTAAACCGGCTGGCAGAAAACATCAGCACACTGGAGCATCAGATTGAACAGCTGTATCAATCATTTCCGTTTATTTACGAGGAAAAGTTACGGGACGAAGAATGGGTGAAGAACGAATGTGAAGAAATGAGCATAAAGATTGATACGATAAAACAGGAAATTGAAAAATACAAAAAATACATCACATTGTTGGAAGAATGGAAACCGGTATCGTAA
- a CDS encoding HIRAN domain-containing protein gives METGIVKLTPELLALIGTGGVKAIAPFTREIFLLNIVVAGTTFCEQMNELEPDLVPGSVLKMIRHPKNEYDELAIGIYINDNRIGWVPQEFNEVISRLMDAGKAFFCRVENTRRINKWLKIDVKIYMVE, from the coding sequence ATGGAAACCGGTATCGTAAAACTTACACCCGAATTGCTCGCACTTATCGGCACAGGCGGTGTGAAAGCCATTGCGCCATTTACACGCGAGATATTTTTACTGAATATCGTTGTCGCGGGAACAACATTCTGCGAACAAATGAATGAGCTGGAGCCGGATCTCGTCCCCGGGAGCGTACTGAAAATGATTCGACATCCCAAAAACGAATATGATGAACTTGCCATCGGCATCTATATCAACGACAATCGCATCGGATGGGTTCCACAGGAGTTCAATGAAGTCATTTCCCGCCTGATGGATGCGGGAAAAGCATTTTTTTGCCGTGTAGAAAATACAAGACGAATAAACAAATGGCTGAAAATCGACGTTAAAATTTATATGGTTGAATAA
- a CDS encoding DUF3810 domain-containing protein, producing the protein MKKSNKQKWIRLIVVGGILLAVIFIFSRSPMLSEAYMRNDYPAIATLFSFISGIFPFSLYDLFIVAALIWLTGMILRVILRKITLSTFLYSMLRFTLIVVAWFYLGWGVAYFRGDFYARSEVTKATFDREKLMRLTETIIEQANYNYLDCRSMDKEKVHLEIEQSYAALQDPLRLSYPNGKRRMKPMLFEPIYSGMGVSGYFGPFFNEIHVNHFGLPFTYPFTLAHEMSHQFGIAAESEANLYGFAACVNSNHPMVRYSGYASLLGYLLGDARRLLPDVYDSLVQSIRPEVLADLQRNSAHWMAARNSILSGAQNWMYDAYLKTNRVSSGRENYSEVVGLLLSCDFEQIITQNGE; encoded by the coding sequence TTGAAAAAATCCAATAAGCAAAAATGGATACGCCTGATTGTTGTTGGCGGTATACTACTGGCAGTCATCTTTATCTTCAGCCGAAGCCCTATGCTTTCCGAGGCATATATGCGAAACGATTACCCCGCCATTGCGACACTCTTCTCCTTTATCTCAGGCATTTTTCCTTTTTCACTATACGACCTTTTTATCGTGGCGGCATTGATATGGCTCACCGGTATGATCCTGCGGGTTATATTGCGTAAAATCACCCTCTCAACTTTCCTTTATTCAATGCTTAGATTCACGTTGATCGTTGTCGCCTGGTTCTATCTTGGTTGGGGAGTGGCCTACTTCCGGGGGGACTTCTACGCAAGAAGCGAAGTGACGAAAGCTACTTTCGACCGGGAGAAACTGATGAGGCTCACAGAGACAATCATTGAACAGGCTAATTACAACTACCTCGATTGCCGTTCGATGGACAAGGAGAAGGTACACCTGGAGATTGAACAATCGTATGCCGCTCTGCAGGACCCACTCCGCCTCTCCTATCCGAACGGTAAACGAAGGATGAAACCGATGCTCTTCGAACCAATCTATAGCGGAATGGGGGTATCAGGCTATTTCGGTCCCTTCTTCAACGAAATACACGTGAACCATTTCGGACTCCCTTTCACATACCCCTTCACGCTGGCACACGAGATGTCGCACCAGTTCGGCATCGCTGCCGAGTCGGAAGCAAACCTCTATGGCTTTGCAGCCTGCGTAAACAGCAACCACCCGATGGTACGCTACAGCGGTTACGCCTCACTACTGGGTTACCTGTTAGGCGATGCACGACGGTTGCTGCCCGATGTATATGATTCACTGGTACAATCAATACGTCCGGAGGTCCTTGCCGATCTGCAACGAAACAGTGCACACTGGATGGCAGCAAGGAACAGCATCCTCTCCGGTGCACAGAACTGGATGTACGATGCCTACCTGAAGACCAACCGGGTGAGCTCGGGACGTGAAAATTACTCCGAGGTTGTAGGACTGCTGCTATCTTGTGATTTTGAACAAATCATCACTCAGAATGGTGAATAA
- a CDS encoding copper-translocating P-type ATPase, with protein sequence MKKANSYQINLRGKAALSEDALRGVKGVASLKHDPQKGTLLVVIDERRVDDAAEILQEVVERIRHAGGEVRTEKATHPVLHMTCAACASSSQNILSFVPGVLNASVNYGNGKGQIEYLPGIATPDAMKQALQEMGYDLLMEEEESSFEKVEELQKENYKTLRRHTILAVALAIPLVVVGMFFMHAPFANIVMWLLATPILFLFGRRFFVGAWKQARHRSANMDTLVALSTGIAYLFSLFNMLWPEFWESRGLEAHVYFEAAGVIIAFILLGKMLEARAKGHTSDAIRKLMGLQPSTVTVLRDGEPSVIPIADVLVGDIVMVKPGEKIAVDGEVTEGSSFVDESMISGEPLHVEKKNGTKVFAGTINQKGSFLFRADKVGKDTLLAQIIRTVDEAQGSKAPVQGLVDRIAAVFVPVVIGIALLSFVVWLFFGGENGFVYGLLTMVTVLVIACPCALGLATPTAIMVGIGKGADEGILIKDAGSLERAKKVDVVVLDKTGTITEGKPQVTSITWSLDATPLHRDILYSIEQRSEHPLADAITAELKEVSTLLDDVTVSQVSGKGIEGTYDDETYYIGNMDYLASRGVVIPADLKQQAYLEMDAAHTVSLFSDREKALGVIGITDKMKPTSKEAIAQLHSMGIDVAIYTGDNEKVAAALAADLGITDYRGGVLPEEKVELVKKLQQQGHTVAMVGDGINDSGALAQADVSIAMGSGSDIAMDVASMTIISSDLKRIPRAIRLSQATVRTIRQNLFWAFFYNVIGIPVAAGVLFPFTGFLLNPMIAGAAMALSSVSVVTNSLRLKRHFF encoded by the coding sequence ATGAAGAAAGCAAATAGTTATCAGATAAACCTCAGGGGGAAGGCAGCCCTGTCTGAGGATGCATTGCGGGGAGTAAAGGGAGTGGCATCCCTAAAACATGATCCTCAAAAGGGTACGCTGCTTGTTGTCATCGATGAGCGCAGGGTTGATGACGCTGCGGAGATCCTGCAGGAGGTGGTGGAGCGCATCCGACATGCCGGCGGGGAGGTGCGTACCGAGAAAGCGACTCACCCCGTGTTGCACATGACCTGTGCTGCCTGTGCCTCCAGCTCGCAGAATATTCTCTCCTTCGTGCCCGGTGTGTTAAATGCCTCGGTGAACTATGGTAACGGCAAGGGGCAAATCGAATATCTGCCCGGCATTGCCACACCTGATGCAATGAAGCAGGCGCTGCAGGAGATGGGGTATGACCTGCTGATGGAAGAGGAGGAGAGCTCGTTCGAAAAGGTGGAGGAGCTGCAGAAGGAGAACTACAAAACACTACGGCGTCATACCATTCTGGCCGTGGCGCTGGCCATCCCGCTGGTGGTGGTTGGCATGTTCTTCATGCACGCCCCCTTTGCCAACATCGTCATGTGGCTCCTGGCTACGCCGATACTTTTCCTCTTCGGGCGCCGCTTTTTTGTGGGCGCCTGGAAGCAGGCACGCCACCGCTCCGCCAACATGGATACGCTGGTGGCACTCAGTACCGGCATCGCCTATCTTTTCAGCCTCTTCAACATGCTCTGGCCGGAGTTCTGGGAGAGCCGCGGACTGGAAGCGCATGTCTATTTTGAGGCGGCCGGCGTGATTATCGCCTTCATCCTTCTGGGTAAGATGTTGGAGGCGCGTGCCAAAGGGCACACCTCCGATGCCATCCGCAAGCTTATGGGGCTACAGCCCTCCACAGTGACGGTACTTCGTGATGGAGAACCCAGTGTGATTCCGATTGCCGATGTGTTGGTGGGAGATATTGTAATGGTGAAACCAGGCGAGAAGATCGCTGTCGATGGAGAGGTGACAGAGGGAAGCTCGTTTGTGGATGAAAGCATGATCTCCGGAGAGCCGCTTCATGTGGAGAAGAAAAACGGCACGAAAGTGTTTGCCGGAACCATCAACCAGAAGGGGAGCTTTCTCTTCCGGGCAGACAAGGTGGGGAAAGATACACTTCTTGCACAGATCATCCGCACGGTGGATGAAGCACAGGGCAGCAAGGCTCCCGTACAGGGATTGGTGGATCGCATCGCAGCGGTCTTCGTGCCTGTGGTGATCGGCATTGCGCTGCTCAGCTTCGTGGTATGGCTGTTCTTTGGGGGTGAGAATGGATTTGTCTACGGCCTACTGACCATGGTGACGGTGCTGGTGATCGCCTGTCCCTGTGCATTGGGTCTCGCTACACCCACCGCCATCATGGTAGGTATTGGCAAAGGTGCTGATGAGGGTATCCTGATCAAGGATGCCGGAAGCCTGGAGAGAGCGAAAAAAGTGGATGTGGTGGTGCTCGACAAGACCGGTACCATTACCGAGGGGAAACCCCAGGTGACCTCCATCACCTGGTCGCTCGATGCCACCCCCCTGCATCGCGATATCCTCTACAGCATCGAACAGCGTTCTGAACATCCACTGGCAGATGCCATTACTGCCGAACTAAAGGAGGTAAGCACTCTTCTTGACGATGTGACCGTTTCACAGGTGAGCGGTAAGGGAATCGAAGGGACTTACGACGATGAGACTTATTACATCGGTAACATGGATTACCTGGCTTCGAGAGGAGTTGTGATTCCTGCCGACCTGAAGCAGCAGGCTTACCTGGAGATGGATGCGGCGCACACTGTTTCATTGTTTTCCGACAGAGAGAAAGCGCTGGGTGTGATTGGTATCACCGACAAGATGAAGCCTACCTCAAAAGAGGCGATCGCACAGTTGCACAGCATGGGTATCGATGTAGCGATCTATACCGGTGACAACGAAAAAGTGGCTGCAGCCCTGGCAGCTGACTTGGGAATCACCGATTACCGGGGGGGAGTGTTGCCTGAAGAGAAGGTGGAGTTGGTGAAGAAACTGCAACAACAGGGCCATACGGTGGCGATGGTGGGAGATGGCATCAACGACAGCGGGGCGCTCGCACAGGCCGATGTGAGCATCGCCATGGGCAGCGGCAGTGATATTGCGATGGATGTGGCCAGCATGACCATTATTTCCTCCGACCTTAAACGAATCCCCCGTGCAATTCGACTCTCACAAGCCACGGTACGTACCATCCGCCAGAATCTTTTCTGGGCCTTTTTCTACAACGTGATCGGCATCCCCGTCGCCGCGGGTGTGCTCTTTCCCTTCACCGGCTTCCTGCTCAACCCGATGATTGCCGGTGCTGCCATGGCGCTGAGCTCGGTCAGTGTTGTGACCAATAGCCTTCGTCTGAAGCGACACTTCTTTTGA